From the Nitrospira sp. genome, the window CGCCTCGTACCTGACTCAAAGCATCGATGATCCGTGCGAGAAAAGAGTTTGCTCGCGAGTGTGCGATGAGGTGGATAATGACCTCGCTGTCGGATGTGGACTGGAAGATCGCCCCGTAGGCTTCCAATTCGTGCCGGAGCATCTGCGCATTGATGAGATTGCCGTTGTGAGCCAAGGCCAAATTCCCGAGCGCGAAATTCACGGTCAACGGCTGAACATTCTTCAAATCGTGGCCCCCGGTAGTGGAGTAACGATTGTGACCGATGGCCATATGGCCGGGCAGTTTCTCCAGCACCGATTTGTGAAAAATGTCGGCGACCAGGCCCATGCCTTTCTGCATGAAGAATTGGTCGCCGTCTCCCGCCACGATCCCGGACGCCTCCTGTCCACGGTGCTGCAGCGCGTACAGTCCAAGGTACGTCAGATTAGCGGCTTCTTCATGGCCGTAGACACCGAACACAGCACATTCGTCGTGAAATTTATCGGGCGAGGCGATCGGCAGTTCTTTGATCATGATTCTTCGCAGTCCACAAAACTAGACTTGATTCAGCGCTCGCTCCAAAGAAAAAACCCATCGATCGTGCAACATCGCCACAGGTTGATCGATCATTGGTTCAGTCGAACCCTCGTCTCCCACAGACACGATCAGCCGTCCGCCGGTGACGGTTCCCATTATTTCAACCGGGACACCGAAACGCCTCGCATGATTGAGAATGGGCTGACGATGGGCAGGCTTTGCAGAAACCACCACTCGCGACTGACTCTCGCCGAAAAGCACGGCGTCTTTTCGGAGCCGGCCTCTGGTCAATCTTACCACAGCACCCAGAGCCCGATCAGGTCCGGAGATACAGCTTTCCGCCAATGCAACGGCGACACCACCTTCCGAGCAATCGTGTGCGGACTGCAGCAGCCCATCACGAATCAGCGATAGCAGGCAATCATGGAGAGCCTTTTCCGTATTTAGATTCAAATAAGGTGGCGATCCCTGTTCGCGAGCATGAGCGACCTTGAGATACTCCGATCCACCCAAATCCTCGCGTGAGGAGCCTAATAGGATAATATCGTCGCCTTCCTGCTTAAACCACTGGGTCATCGCCCGTTCAACGTCATCGATCAGCCCGACCATGCCCAGCATGGGGGTTGGGTAAATAGAGAGCCCATTGGTTTCGTTGTAAAAGCTGACATTCCCGCTCACGATGGGGATTTGAAAATGCTCGCAGGCATCTTTCATCCCTTCGATCGCCATGGCGAACTGCCACATGATATCCGGCCGCTCCGGGTTGCCGAAATTGAGGCAATCCGTCAGACCGATCGGCACGGCACCAGAACAGACAAGATTTCGTGCCGCCTCGGCCACGGCCAACCGGGCTCCTTCATAGGGATTCAACAGGCAATAGCGGCTGTTGCAATCCACCGTCATTGCCACAGCCTTCTTCGTGCCCTTGATGCGCACCACCGCCGCATCGGACCCCGGTCGTACCATGGTGTTCGTCCGCACCATATGGTCGTACTGCTCGTACACCCACTGCTTGCTGGCGATCGTCGGAGCCTCCAGCAAGGCTAGCAATGCTACATTCGCATCTTTCACATCGGAAATGGCGTCGTAGTTCAGGTTCGTCAGCATATCTTGATAGGCCGGCGGCTGGTAGGGCCGTTCATATCGAGGCCCGTCGTCAGCCAATGCCTTCGCCGGAATCTCTGCGACAACCTTGCCCTGATCCAGGACACGCAAGATACCATCGGCCGTCACTTTCCCGACCACGGCGACATCCAGATCCCACTTCCGGCAAATCTCGAGGCATTCGTCTTCCTTGCCGGCTTTCGCCACCATCAACATACGCTCTTGAGATTCAGACAACATGATCTCATAGGGCGTCATACCAGCCTCACGCCGAGGTACGACGGTGAGATCCAACTCGATCCCATTGCCGGCGCGGGAGGCCATTTCGCAGGAAGAACTCGTCAGCCCCGCAGCACCCATATCTTGAATCCCGACGAGCAGATCGCGTTCCATCAGTTCGAGACAGGCTTCCAGCAACAATTTCTCCGTGAAGGGATCACCGACTTGGACGGTCGGCCGCTTCTGTTCTGATTGATCATCGAACGAATCGGACGCCATCGTTGCCCCATGAATCCCGTCGCGACCCGTCTTTGAGCCGAAATAGATCACGGGATTCCCGACGCCGGCAGCCGTGCCACGGAATATCTTGTCCTGACGGGCAAGACCGAGACAAAACACATTGACCAGCGGATTGAGGGCATAAATGTCATTGAAGACGATCTCGCCTCCCACGGTCGGAACTCCCATGCAGTTACCGTAGCCCGCAATGCCGGAGACGACCCCTTTCATGAGATGGCGATTCTTGGGCGAGTGCAATTCTCCAAATCGCAGTGAATCGAGCAGCGCGACCGGCCTCGCCCCCATGGTAAAGATGTCACGCAAAATTCCACCGACTCCCGTGGCAGCGCCCTGATAGGGCTCGATGAACGACGGATGGTTGTGCGATTCCATTTTGAAGACCACGCACAGCCCGTCGCCGATATCGACTGCTCCCGCATTTTCGCCCGGCCCTTGCACGACACGAGGCCCGGTCGTCGGCAGTTTCTTCAGGTGCACACGCGAACTCTTGTAGGAGCAGTGCTCGGACCACATCACAGAGAACATGCCGAGCTCCGTCAGGTTGGGCTCACGCCCCAGGATGTCGACGATTTGTTGATATTCATCGCCCGTCAGATTGTGCTGGGCGATGAGGTCCTTTGTGATGAGCGGCATACCGGCCTGCATTACGACGTCGCGGTCACAGCGAGAAAGACTTCCACGGGATATTCCGATCTATAGACTGTTCAGTGCCAGAAGACGCATACGGCAGTCTCAAACGTTGCGCAGCATGACCGGCGAGGCACGAGATCTCGCGCCTCGCCGCTGAGTTGACTTGAGATAGTAAAACCCAGTTTGTCTACTGTACTTCCACCTTAATGGCTGATTCAGCGGCTAAGGTTTCGTGGTCCTTATCTGCCGCCACGAGCTTAATCTCACGGGTCCCGGGTGGCATTCCCTTGACCGTCCCTTTCCATCCCTTCTGATATTCCCCATCTACGAAACAATGGACATGCGTCGCCTTGCTGCCCTTTGTCAGTTCATACTTCACTTCAACATCACCGCCCTTCAAGAGAGCCCCCTGTGTCGGACTGATTATCTTTACCTGACTGCCGTCATCTTCCGCAGCCCAAACATTGACACCAGCACCCAAGGTCAACAAACCAACTGCCGCCAATACTGCACCTACTCGTCCCATCGCGACCCTCCTCATTGTGAAAGAAATGTAAGACTGATGCGCACGAACCGACGCAATACTTTACCGCGACCACTTTCCATCTTCAATCCTCTCCACTGAGACTACAGATCCCAGCATAACCCACCGACGATTTCAACATCGATTGGTCCAGATGAAACAACAAGGCGTCCCCTTCGATAACGGCTTTGCTGTACGCAGGACGCTGTATCGCAAGCCGATCTGCGCCGCACATAACCTTTCGTCCCACTCACCGGCACCGTTCAAATCGTCTACGACTCGCGGTGCTCTTCCAACAGCTGACTGTGGCACAGTTATCTTCGCGAGATATCCCAGCGCACTCTTGTCCTATACAGCTTGTGCAGGGTGGATCGGTGAACAGATCGCAGGAATAGCCCCGCCCGTGCCAGTCTTGAACGACCTGGATGGTTGGGAGACACTGGGAATTTCCGAGGGGTGAGATAGGAAATTGAAGAAACACAGTAATGGATATGATCCCTGTTCGGCTGTCTCGTGCGCCGCACCATTCAGAGATCATTATAGCGAGACGAGCAAGGCTGTGTCCTCGAGCAGCTCACCGATACACTTCCTTTCGATCGTCGATCTTCACCACAAGGACGATCAGTTCCTTATCCTTAATCGTGTAGATGATCCGGTAGCTGCCTTCTCGTATACGGTAAAGATTGGTTTCTCCGGCGAGTTTCTGGATGCCCTGGGGACGAGGATTGTATTGCAGGGCTTTCAGGCGGGTGATGATTCGCTTCTGAGCCGCTTCGGCGAGCGCTTTGAGTTGACGTTCCGCAGGCGGGGCGAGAAGGACCGAGTAGGTCATGGAAGCTTAGAAGCCGAGATCCTTCAAAATCGCCTCCAGCGGCTTGGCGCTTTTCTTTTTCGTTTCAGCGAGTGCTGCCCGGGCATCGGCAAGATCTATCCGATCTTCTAATTCCTCCAAGAGGCGCAAGTCGTCGATCGGGACCACGGCGGCAATTTCTTTCCCGCGCCGCCGAACCACGACCCGCTCCTTTCCATACGCCGCACGATTGATCGTATCCGCAAAACCTTGTCGGGCCTTACTAGCAGGAAGATGTGCCATGGGTTCCTTCTTTGAAAGACATCCCCTATGTACTGAATGTACGAACTGTGCAAATTGTACTGTAGAGTCTCTTAGGCGGTCAAGGAGGGAAGTGGTAACAGTGTGAGCTTGGAGGGGACACGAACTCTTTTGTTGTGAGGTGGGGGAACTCTGGTTCTGAGTCAAGCCGAGGAACTCGTCCAAACCGTCGGGTTGCGGACTCTCGATGCCTTACATGTGGCGTCGGTTCTTACCTTCCAAGCGGCATCCGGTCTCGCGATTCCATTCATCACCGCCGATCTTCGGCAGCGGGACGCTGGAGAAAGGCTTGCCCTCAACCTGGTCTGAGTTGAGTAACCCCGCCGGCTGCCACTACAAAGCATGCCCCGCCTTTTTGTTCTTCCAGAAGGGGCTGAAATCACTCCCGCTGTTTGTGGTGGATTCACGCAGCCAGATCACGACACACACGAGATGCTTCCAGAAACGTTTTGGGGTGATACTTGTCGAATATTTCTTGTCGGACGATAAGCGGATGATAGCGGCGTGCTGGTTCCGCCTTTGAATCGTCTTCACACCACTGCTTCAAGCGCTCCCATTTTTGGACATCATCCAGGTCTTCACGCCCTTTAGTCTCAACAATCCAGTAGTCGGACTCGGTCTCCTTCACAACGAAATCCGGATAGTAGTTGCCGATACTCCCATCGGCCGTCCGATACTCAATTTTAAGGCTCAGACCGCCAGCTGCTTCAATTTCTCGCCGCAACGGACCGTTCTTTAAAGATGACAGTACCAGTTTGTTGTCGCCTCAGATGAGCTTGTTGGTCCAGCCGTGAGATTGACGCCGGGTTATTGCGTCAGCGGCAAAGAGCTTCTGGCCATTGAGATGCACGCGCGGTTCGTCGATCTGCTCAATGGACTGAAACGGTAAGACAACATTGGTCACTTCACTGCTCTTGCCATGCCAGAGCAGTTCCATTTCTGGCGCAGGAGAAAAAAGCAGAAGTCTGTATTTCGATGGGAGAGGCTCTCCTCGGTCGATCAATTCCTTGATCTGTTGCTTTTTCTGGTCACTTAGATCGAGCCGATGCCCATTAGACGGGAAAGCAGCTTCGTCGTTCGTTGACGTGTCAAGGATGCTGGCAGCGCGGCGGGCCTTCATGCTGCCCGTGCACTACCCAAACTTCATGCCGACGCGGCTATTTTTGAAAAGTGCAAGCGCTTGTGTGGTGGTGTACTGATGCCCCCAATATGCATTACGCGGCTCGGTAAAGAATACCGGCCACTAGGAAAAAGGAAACCCTGGCAGGAGTGATGAGAATTGAACCCGTCGCAACGGCGTAACCGGCGAGAGTCTTTTGAGGACGCTGGCAAATCACTTCACCCAACAGAACATGAGATCTTGGATGGATCGCCAAGGTTCCTCGCTCCCTCCCTCACCCCACACCAAAGATTGTGTGCAGCGAAGCGTTGGGCGCCTCGTAAGACGCCATCCCGCGCCTGCGCCGATTCATCCTCGATCTCGCTGTGCGGGGCAAGCTTGTTGAGCAAGATCCGAGGGACGAACCGGTGTCAGAACTGCTGAAGAATATTCAAGTGGAGAAGGAACGGTTAGTGAAGACCAAGGAACTCAGGAAGGAAAAGCCTTTTCCGAGAGTTG encodes:
- the purL gene encoding phosphoribosylformylglycinamidine synthase subunit PurL; the protein is MPLITKDLIAQHNLTGDEYQQIVDILGREPNLTELGMFSVMWSEHCSYKSSRVHLKKLPTTGPRVVQGPGENAGAVDIGDGLCVVFKMESHNHPSFIEPYQGAATGVGGILRDIFTMGARPVALLDSLRFGELHSPKNRHLMKGVVSGIAGYGNCMGVPTVGGEIVFNDIYALNPLVNVFCLGLARQDKIFRGTAAGVGNPVIYFGSKTGRDGIHGATMASDSFDDQSEQKRPTVQVGDPFTEKLLLEACLELMERDLLVGIQDMGAAGLTSSSCEMASRAGNGIELDLTVVPRREAGMTPYEIMLSESQERMLMVAKAGKEDECLEICRKWDLDVAVVGKVTADGILRVLDQGKVVAEIPAKALADDGPRYERPYQPPAYQDMLTNLNYDAISDVKDANVALLALLEAPTIASKQWVYEQYDHMVRTNTMVRPGSDAAVVRIKGTKKAVAMTVDCNSRYCLLNPYEGARLAVAEAARNLVCSGAVPIGLTDCLNFGNPERPDIMWQFAMAIEGMKDACEHFQIPIVSGNVSFYNETNGLSIYPTPMLGMVGLIDDVERAMTQWFKQEGDDIILLGSSREDLGGSEYLKVAHAREQGSPPYLNLNTEKALHDCLLSLIRDGLLQSAHDCSEGGVAVALAESCISGPDRALGAVVRLTRGRLRKDAVLFGESQSRVVVSAKPAHRQPILNHARRFGVPVEIMGTVTGGRLIVSVGDEGSTEPMIDQPVAMLHDRWVFSLERALNQV
- a CDS encoding type II toxin-antitoxin system Phd/YefM family antitoxin, whose product is MAHLPASKARQGFADTINRAAYGKERVVVRRRGKEIAAVVPIDDLRLLEELEDRIDLADARAALAETKKKSAKPLEAILKDLGF
- a CDS encoding type II toxin-antitoxin system RelE/ParE family toxin, with amino-acid sequence MTYSVLLAPPAERQLKALAEAAQKRIITRLKALQYNPRPQGIQKLAGETNLYRIREGSYRIIYTIKDKELIVLVVKIDDRKEVYR